A single window of Archangium gephyra DNA harbors:
- a CDS encoding GNAT family N-acetyltransferase — protein sequence MNTELLKRVVIREARPEDDAAIGELLVEAFVTQYAQKLPEVEYTEARKQSLRDTASKRAVAKVLVAELEGRVVGTVALWPPGAPGSEAWLPGAADLRHLATAVEFHGQGLSTPLMEAAELLAREWGVPAICLHVRRGAAGVARMYQRRGFSREPTADLDTPSVYLEAYVLRFQA from the coding sequence ATGAACACGGAATTGTTGAAGCGGGTGGTCATCCGGGAGGCGCGGCCCGAGGACGACGCGGCCATCGGCGAGCTGCTGGTGGAGGCATTCGTGACCCAGTACGCCCAGAAACTACCCGAGGTGGAGTACACGGAGGCGCGCAAGCAGAGCCTCCGGGACACGGCGAGCAAACGCGCGGTGGCCAAGGTGCTGGTGGCCGAGCTGGAGGGGCGTGTGGTGGGGACGGTGGCGCTGTGGCCGCCAGGAGCACCCGGCTCGGAGGCGTGGCTGCCAGGAGCGGCGGACCTGCGGCACCTGGCCACCGCGGTGGAGTTCCACGGGCAGGGCCTGTCCACCCCGCTGATGGAGGCGGCCGAGCTGCTGGCGCGGGAGTGGGGCGTGCCCGCCATCTGTCTGCACGTGCGCCGGGGCGCCGCGGGGGTGGCACGCATGTACCAGCGCCGGGGCTTCAGCCGGGAGCCCACCGCCGACCTCGACACCCCCAGCGTGTACCTCGAGGCCTACGTGCTGAGATTCCAGGCCTGA
- a CDS encoding glycoside hydrolase family 15 protein translates to MRAPPISDYALLSDCHSALLVSRRGSVDWLCYPRFDSPSVFGRLLGAEAGHWVLRPVKGRSHRRYLERTLVLETLHHTPTGIAVQVEALALGRGKREHDLGEGAPGMVLRRVMCVEGQVEFETEFCPRPEYGLVHPLLREVEGGVLAQGGADRLRLSSPVHLRLGDCIASGRFTLRAGESVCFALEHRASWEQPPRAWSQRELHAWLQDTVEGWRSWSDMHQNYEGPWRELVHHSGRVLQALTFQPTGAIVAAPTTSLPESVGGERNWDYRYTWLRDTSLTLEALWVAACPDEAWRFFDFLTSAMTQLRRGEDLQIMFGIGGERDLSERVLPHLPGWRGSWPVRVGNGAWTQRQLDVYGEVLAAAHRLAPQLEGLDDAGRQFLCTLADTAADRWTEPDQGIWEMRGPPRHHLYSKLMCWVAMDRALALKDLLGADPERVGRWKRVRRDIRAAILEHGWNESVGAFTQSFDSGVLDASVLMLPICGFLPASDPRMRATMETIATDLTDDRGLVYRYRAEDGLVGEEGTFFLCTFWLAQAYALADEVERARETFTQAVAHVNDVGLLSEEVEPESGELLGNFPQAFSHIGLVNAAWAITQAEERRERRASSSRVSSPVGARAEAPGQGR, encoded by the coding sequence ATGCGCGCGCCGCCCATCTCCGACTACGCCTTGCTGTCCGACTGCCACTCCGCCCTGCTCGTGAGCCGCCGCGGCTCGGTGGACTGGCTGTGCTACCCGCGCTTCGACTCGCCCTCCGTGTTCGGCCGGCTGCTGGGCGCCGAGGCGGGACACTGGGTGCTGCGGCCGGTGAAGGGCCGCTCGCACCGGCGCTACCTCGAGCGCACGCTCGTGCTGGAGACGCTGCACCACACGCCCACCGGCATCGCCGTGCAGGTGGAGGCGCTGGCGCTGGGGCGGGGCAAGCGCGAGCACGACCTGGGCGAAGGCGCCCCCGGCATGGTGCTGCGCCGGGTGATGTGCGTGGAGGGCCAGGTGGAATTCGAGACGGAGTTCTGCCCCCGGCCCGAGTACGGGCTGGTGCACCCGCTGCTGCGCGAGGTGGAGGGCGGCGTGCTGGCCCAGGGCGGCGCGGACCGGCTGCGGCTGTCCTCGCCGGTGCACCTGCGCCTCGGCGACTGCATCGCGTCCGGGCGCTTCACCCTGCGGGCGGGCGAGTCCGTGTGCTTCGCCCTGGAGCACCGCGCGTCGTGGGAGCAGCCGCCGCGGGCCTGGAGTCAGCGGGAGCTCCATGCGTGGCTCCAGGACACGGTGGAGGGGTGGCGCAGCTGGTCGGACATGCACCAGAACTACGAGGGCCCCTGGCGCGAGCTGGTGCACCACAGCGGCCGCGTGCTGCAGGCCCTCACCTTCCAGCCCACGGGCGCCATCGTCGCCGCGCCCACCACCTCGCTGCCCGAGTCCGTGGGCGGCGAGCGCAACTGGGACTACCGCTACACGTGGCTGCGCGATACGAGCCTCACGCTCGAGGCCCTCTGGGTGGCCGCCTGCCCGGACGAGGCCTGGCGCTTCTTCGACTTCCTCACCTCGGCCATGACGCAGCTGCGCCGGGGGGAGGACCTGCAGATCATGTTTGGCATTGGGGGCGAGCGCGACCTGAGCGAGCGCGTGCTGCCGCACCTTCCCGGATGGCGGGGCAGCTGGCCGGTACGGGTGGGCAATGGCGCGTGGACGCAGCGGCAGCTGGACGTCTACGGCGAGGTGCTCGCGGCGGCGCACCGGCTGGCGCCGCAGCTGGAGGGGTTGGACGACGCCGGGCGGCAATTCCTGTGCACGCTGGCGGACACGGCCGCGGACCGCTGGACCGAGCCGGACCAGGGCATCTGGGAGATGCGGGGCCCGCCGCGCCACCACCTCTACTCGAAGCTGATGTGCTGGGTGGCGATGGACCGGGCGCTCGCGTTGAAGGACCTGCTGGGCGCGGATCCGGAGCGCGTGGGGCGGTGGAAGCGGGTGCGGCGCGATATCCGCGCGGCCATCCTGGAGCACGGGTGGAACGAGAGCGTGGGGGCCTTCACCCAGTCCTTCGACTCGGGTGTGCTGGATGCGTCGGTGCTGATGTTGCCCATCTGCGGCTTCCTGCCGGCGAGCGATCCGAGGATGCGGGCCACGATGGAGACGATCGCCACGGACCTCACGGATGACCGGGGACTGGTGTACCGCTACCGGGCGGAGGACGGGCTGGTGGGCGAGGAGGGCACCTTCTTCCTGTGCACCTTCTGGTTGGCGCAGGCGTACGCCCTGGCGGACGAGGTGGAGCGGGCCCGGGAGACGTTCACCCAGGCGGTGGCGCACGTGAACGACGTGGGGCTGCTGTCCGAGGAGGTGGAGCCCGAGAGCGGTGAGCTGCTGGGCAACTTCCCGCAGGCCTTCAGCCACATCGGCCTGGTGAACGCGGCCTGGGCCATCACCCAGGCCGAGGAGCGCCGCGAGCGGAGGGCCTCGTCCTCGCGCGTCTCCTCCCCGGTGGGAGCGCGGGCGGAGGCTCCGGGCCAGGGCCGTTGA
- a CDS encoding glycoside hydrolase family 65 protein, with translation MSGDHWLFAYEGFEPRREGLREALCTLGNGYFATRGAVPESEADETHYPGTYLAGGYNRLKTDLAGRVVENEDLVNMPNWLPLTFRPEGGDWFNAQAVRLLEYRQVLDLARGLLLRTVRFEDRRGRRTRVEQRRFVHMRDKHLAGQELVLVPENWSGQVHVRSALDGRVVNGGVPRYRQLNCKHLRTLVTEEVDAETLLLEVETVQSRVEVAEAARTRLYVEGQPARAQRGLAVEEGYVAHEFMLELREGQRLAVEKVVALYSSRDHAVSEAAMEARHAVEQAPGRFDELVASHVRSWSHLWRRSDLDLELSEPDHLHTTLRLHIFHLLQTVSPHTIDQDVGVPARGWHGEAYRGHIFWDELFIFPFLNLRLPALTRALLRYRHRRLRRAREAAREAGFRGAMFPWQSGSDGREESQRVHLNPRSGRWVPDVTWLQRHINAAIAYNVWQYYQATADTEFLYFYGAEMLLELARFWASMARWNPELRRYEILGVMGPDEYHTGYPDRPQPGLDNNSYTNLMAVWVLCKGLEVLELLPGERRDELLETLQVGPEELAHWEDVSRKMRLVFHEDGVLSQFEGYEQLEEFDWESYRARYADIQRLDRILEAEGDSPNRYKLSKQADVLMLFYLFSAEELEQLFGRLGYPFDHEMIPRTVDYYLQRASHGSTLSGVVHSWVLARSDRPRSWKLFSEALRSDISDVQGGTTPEGIHLGAMAGTVDLMQRAYTGIEVRGDVLHFNPNLPEGLTRLKFLLRYRKHMVEVEITQDKLVLNSRWPAPAPLEFSLRGERHQLKCCETREFPIEKPPLSVESELHGAGP, from the coding sequence ATGAGTGGGGACCACTGGCTATTCGCCTATGAGGGCTTCGAGCCGCGCAGGGAAGGGCTGCGCGAGGCGCTGTGCACGCTGGGCAATGGCTACTTCGCCACGCGCGGGGCGGTGCCGGAGTCCGAGGCGGACGAGACGCACTACCCGGGGACGTACCTGGCGGGCGGGTACAACCGGCTGAAGACGGACCTGGCCGGGCGGGTGGTGGAGAACGAGGACCTGGTGAACATGCCCAACTGGTTGCCGCTCACCTTCCGGCCGGAGGGCGGCGACTGGTTCAACGCGCAGGCGGTGCGGCTGCTGGAGTACCGGCAGGTGCTGGACCTGGCGCGAGGGCTGCTGCTGCGCACGGTGCGCTTCGAGGACCGGCGGGGACGGCGCACGCGCGTGGAGCAGCGGCGCTTCGTGCACATGCGCGACAAGCACCTGGCGGGGCAGGAGCTGGTGCTGGTGCCGGAGAACTGGAGCGGCCAGGTGCACGTGCGCTCGGCGCTGGATGGGCGCGTGGTGAATGGGGGCGTGCCCCGCTACCGGCAGCTCAACTGCAAGCATTTGCGGACGCTGGTGACGGAGGAGGTGGACGCGGAGACGCTGCTGCTCGAGGTGGAGACGGTGCAGTCGCGCGTGGAGGTGGCCGAGGCGGCGCGGACGCGGCTGTACGTGGAGGGGCAGCCGGCGAGGGCCCAGCGGGGGCTCGCCGTGGAGGAGGGCTACGTCGCGCACGAATTCATGTTGGAGCTGCGCGAGGGCCAGCGGCTGGCGGTGGAGAAGGTGGTGGCCCTGTACTCGTCGAGGGACCATGCGGTGTCCGAGGCGGCCATGGAGGCCCGGCACGCGGTGGAGCAGGCGCCCGGGCGTTTCGACGAGCTGGTGGCCTCGCACGTGCGCTCGTGGTCGCACTTGTGGCGCCGGAGCGATCTGGACCTGGAGCTGTCCGAGCCGGACCACCTCCACACCACGCTGCGGCTGCACATCTTCCACCTGCTGCAGACGGTGTCCCCGCACACCATCGACCAGGACGTGGGGGTGCCGGCGCGCGGGTGGCACGGCGAGGCGTACCGGGGCCACATCTTCTGGGACGAGCTGTTCATCTTCCCGTTCCTCAACCTGCGGCTGCCGGCGCTGACGCGGGCGCTGCTGCGTTACCGTCACCGGCGGCTGCGGCGGGCGCGCGAGGCGGCGCGGGAGGCGGGCTTCCGCGGGGCCATGTTCCCCTGGCAGAGCGGCAGCGACGGGCGCGAGGAGAGCCAGCGGGTGCACCTCAATCCCCGCTCGGGGCGGTGGGTGCCGGACGTGACGTGGTTGCAGCGGCACATCAACGCGGCCATCGCCTACAACGTCTGGCAGTACTACCAGGCCACGGCCGACACCGAGTTCCTGTACTTCTACGGCGCGGAGATGCTGCTGGAGCTCGCGCGCTTCTGGGCGAGCATGGCCCGGTGGAACCCCGAGCTGCGCCGCTACGAAATCCTCGGCGTGATGGGGCCGGACGAGTACCACACGGGCTACCCGGACCGGCCGCAGCCAGGGCTCGACAACAATTCCTACACGAACCTCATGGCGGTGTGGGTGCTGTGCAAGGGATTGGAGGTGCTCGAGCTGCTGCCCGGCGAGCGCAGGGATGAGCTGCTCGAGACGCTGCAGGTGGGCCCGGAGGAGTTGGCGCACTGGGAGGACGTGAGCCGGAAGATGCGGCTGGTGTTCCACGAGGACGGCGTGCTGAGCCAGTTCGAGGGCTACGAGCAGCTCGAGGAGTTCGACTGGGAGTCGTACCGGGCGCGCTATGCGGACATCCAGCGGCTGGACCGGATTCTCGAGGCCGAGGGCGACTCACCCAACCGCTACAAGCTATCGAAGCAGGCGGACGTGCTGATGCTGTTCTACCTGTTCTCGGCGGAGGAGCTGGAGCAGCTCTTCGGGCGGCTGGGGTACCCGTTCGACCACGAGATGATTCCGAGGACGGTGGACTACTACCTGCAACGGGCCTCGCATGGCTCGACGCTGAGCGGGGTGGTGCACTCGTGGGTGCTGGCGCGAAGCGACCGTCCGCGCTCGTGGAAGCTGTTCAGCGAGGCGTTGCGCAGCGACATCTCGGACGTGCAGGGCGGGACGACGCCGGAGGGCATCCACCTGGGCGCCATGGCCGGGACGGTGGACCTGATGCAGCGGGCCTACACGGGCATCGAGGTGCGCGGAGACGTGCTGCACTTCAACCCCAACCTGCCCGAGGGGCTGACGCGGCTGAAGTTCCTGCTGCGCTACCGCAAGCACATGGTGGAGGTGGAGATCACCCAGGACAAGCTGGTGCTCAACAGCCGGTGGCCCGCGCCCGCGCCGCTGGAGTTCTCGCTGCGCGGCGAGCGCCACCAGCTCAAGTGCTGCGAGACGCGGGAGTTCCCCATCGAGAAACCCCCGCTCTCCGTCGAGTCGGAGCTGCACGGCGCGGGCCCGTGA
- a CDS encoding DNA-methyltransferase produces MSRYRLSQSDAVEWLRSLPESSVDLVITDPAYESLEKHRAIGTTTRLKRSKASSNLWFQIFPNARFPELFAEVWRVLKRDSHFYLFCDPETMFVAKPLAEAAGFRFWKPIVWDKQHIGMGYHYRSRYELILFFEKGRRRLSDLGVADVLPVPRVHRGYPAEKPPALSEVLIRQSSSPGDVVVDPFMGSGSVGVAAVRLGRDFLGTDICDEALDISGMRLRAEGAVPEETADPGAMRLAQSG; encoded by the coding sequence ATGTCCCGCTACCGCCTGTCGCAGAGTGATGCCGTCGAGTGGCTCCGCAGCCTGCCGGAGTCGTCCGTGGATCTCGTCATCACCGACCCCGCCTACGAGTCCCTCGAGAAGCACCGCGCCATCGGCACCACCACGCGCCTCAAGCGCAGCAAGGCGTCCAGCAACCTCTGGTTCCAGATCTTCCCCAACGCGCGCTTCCCCGAGCTGTTCGCCGAGGTCTGGCGCGTGCTCAAGCGGGACTCGCACTTCTATCTCTTCTGCGATCCCGAGACGATGTTCGTCGCCAAGCCGCTCGCCGAGGCCGCGGGCTTCCGGTTCTGGAAGCCCATCGTCTGGGACAAGCAGCACATCGGCATGGGCTACCACTACCGCTCCCGCTACGAGCTCATCCTCTTCTTCGAGAAGGGCCGGCGGCGGCTGAGCGACCTGGGCGTGGCGGACGTGCTGCCCGTGCCCCGCGTCCACCGCGGCTACCCGGCGGAGAAGCCTCCCGCGCTCAGCGAGGTCCTCATCCGCCAGAGCAGCTCGCCCGGTGACGTGGTGGTGGACCCCTTCATGGGCTCGGGCTCGGTGGGCGTGGCGGCGGTGCGGCTCGGGCGTGACTTCCTGGGCACCGACATCTGTGACGAGGCGCTCGACATCTCCGGCATGCGGCTGCGCGCCGAGGGCGCGGTCCCCGAGGAGACCGCGGACCCGGGAGCGATGCGCCTGGCCCAGAGCGGGTGA
- a CDS encoding cytochrome P450, with protein MASAARKLQLNPVDPENLLNPVPFYKELRENDPVHWSDVVHGWFLTRHEDVMNGLRDSRLSADRGKVLEHQFQMMGLSPESIREVTDTFKRQMACKDGAAHLKPRRQTAAAFAPQVLDSWRPLIHRTLVTHLDKLRDRREADLVPELFYQMPPLVIAELLGITPEDRERLQQWGEAVTQLTSTGAAKNLMEVARQANEGQARINQFLTNLVEERRRAPGEDLISHMLRAQEQGGMTTEEVVANTSLLLAAGHLTTTDQLSNGLYELLTRPEQLALLRREPSLLKPAIEEMMRFAPPVPFVHRIAVDNIELRGRTIRKGDIVFLGLAAANHDPAAFKDAEYFDISRDPHQQKSMSFGFGPHHCLGAGLARRELEIAFSELVHRMPEMRLDAAKLPRIKCGGLLFRGFESLPVRW; from the coding sequence ATGGCGAGCGCGGCCCGGAAGCTTCAACTCAATCCTGTGGATCCGGAGAACCTGCTCAACCCGGTTCCCTTCTACAAGGAACTGAGAGAGAACGATCCAGTGCACTGGTCGGACGTGGTGCACGGGTGGTTCCTCACGCGCCATGAAGACGTGATGAACGGGCTGAGGGACTCTCGGCTGAGCGCGGACCGGGGCAAGGTGCTGGAGCACCAGTTCCAGATGATGGGGCTGAGCCCCGAGTCCATCCGCGAAGTGACGGACACCTTCAAGCGGCAGATGGCCTGCAAGGACGGAGCGGCCCACCTGAAACCGCGGCGGCAGACGGCGGCGGCCTTCGCGCCGCAGGTGCTCGACAGCTGGAGGCCGCTCATCCACCGCACCCTGGTGACGCACCTGGACAAGCTGCGCGACCGCCGCGAGGCGGACCTGGTGCCCGAGCTCTTCTACCAGATGCCCCCGCTCGTCATCGCGGAGCTGCTCGGCATCACGCCCGAGGACCGCGAGCGCCTCCAGCAGTGGGGCGAGGCGGTGACGCAGCTGACGAGCACCGGGGCGGCGAAGAACCTCATGGAGGTGGCCCGCCAGGCCAACGAGGGCCAGGCGCGAATCAACCAGTTCCTCACGAACCTCGTCGAGGAGCGCCGCCGCGCGCCGGGCGAGGACCTGATCAGCCACATGCTGCGCGCCCAGGAGCAGGGCGGGATGACGACGGAGGAGGTGGTGGCCAACACGAGCCTGCTGCTCGCAGCCGGACACCTCACCACCACGGATCAGCTCAGCAACGGCCTGTATGAGCTGCTCACGCGCCCGGAGCAGCTCGCGCTGCTGCGCAGGGAGCCCTCGCTGCTCAAGCCGGCCATCGAGGAGATGATGCGCTTCGCGCCGCCGGTGCCCTTCGTGCACCGCATCGCCGTGGACAACATCGAGCTGCGGGGCCGGACCATCCGCAAGGGCGACATCGTGTTCCTGGGGCTGGCGGCGGCCAACCATGATCCGGCGGCCTTCAAGGACGCGGAGTACTTCGACATCTCGAGAGATCCGCACCAGCAGAAGTCCATGAGCTTCGGCTTCGGGCCGCACCACTGCCTGGGGGCGGGCCTGGCGCGCCGCGAGCTGGAGATCGCCTTCTCGGAGCTGGTCCACCGCATGCCGGAGATGCGGCTGGATGCGGCGAAGCTGCCGCGCATCAAGTGTGGCGGGCTGCTGTTCCGCGGTTTCGAGTCGCTGCCCGTGCGGTGGTGA
- a CDS encoding M4 family metallopeptidase: protein MRTRMLAACLSLAFTACHSTETQEISTAQERADDIGSTADLRAALAALPSAEVLGAHDNGVPYMIRGRLGSAGASVKGLSAPEAHARVGAALAQIAPAFRMNASDLIVRRVSVDEEGNTHLRYDQMRNGLQVVGQELILHLDPAGQVFAVNGTARDGESAPAKARISPEAATAAALDSTSGRHLASEGEARLVYLRAGEEERLKLVYAVKVTGEGLDLPIQEHVYVNALTGAIEGRNTEIHTAQSRAVYSSNNGTTLPGTLKRSEGGAVTGDTHVDENYDHLGTTYRCYYENFGRDSYNGAGAQLRSSVHYSTNYTNAYWNGTQMVYGDSNGVDSAPLGKSQDVTVHELTHAVTSSESNLIYSGESGALNEALSDIFGAYCECWKKNWVWDRPVWLVGDDVWTPATAGDALRYMDNPTQDGSSKDYYPTRYTGTSDNGGVHWNSGIVNLVFKLLVTGGKHPRGMTDIEVPAIGCRKAGAIFYKANTDLFTASTTLAQAKTYTEQAAAMLFGTGSIEQNAVNLAWQAVGVGLPPPLPTALTNGVALTNQSASAGSEKHYYLDVPAGRASSFVSSGGTGDADLYVRIGATPTTSSYNCRPYLGGNAETCNIAAQTANQRMYVMLRAYSTFSGVSIKGTY from the coding sequence ATGCGTACCCGGATGCTCGCAGCCTGTCTGTCACTGGCGTTCACGGCCTGCCACAGCACGGAGACCCAGGAGATATCCACCGCCCAGGAGCGCGCCGATGACATTGGCTCCACGGCGGACCTCCGGGCGGCGCTCGCCGCCTTGCCCTCGGCGGAGGTGCTCGGAGCCCACGACAACGGCGTGCCGTACATGATTCGTGGCCGGCTCGGCTCGGCGGGCGCGTCCGTGAAGGGCCTGTCGGCGCCCGAGGCCCACGCGCGGGTCGGTGCCGCGCTGGCCCAGATCGCGCCCGCGTTCCGGATGAATGCCTCGGACCTCATCGTGCGCCGGGTCTCCGTGGACGAGGAGGGCAACACGCACCTGCGCTACGACCAGATGCGCAATGGTCTCCAGGTGGTGGGCCAGGAGCTCATCCTCCACCTGGACCCGGCCGGCCAGGTCTTCGCGGTCAACGGCACGGCACGTGATGGCGAGTCCGCTCCCGCCAAGGCGCGCATCTCCCCGGAGGCCGCCACGGCCGCCGCCCTGGACAGCACCTCGGGCCGTCACCTCGCCTCCGAGGGCGAGGCCCGTCTGGTGTACCTCCGCGCCGGGGAGGAGGAGCGCCTGAAGCTGGTCTACGCGGTGAAGGTGACCGGCGAGGGACTGGATCTGCCCATCCAGGAGCACGTCTACGTGAACGCGCTGACGGGAGCCATCGAGGGCCGGAACACGGAGATCCACACGGCGCAGAGCCGAGCGGTGTACTCGTCCAACAACGGCACCACGCTGCCCGGGACCCTCAAGCGCTCCGAGGGTGGCGCCGTCACCGGCGACACCCACGTGGACGAGAACTACGACCACCTGGGCACCACCTACCGGTGCTACTACGAGAACTTCGGCCGCGACTCGTACAACGGCGCGGGCGCGCAGCTGCGCAGCTCGGTGCACTACAGCACCAACTACACCAACGCCTACTGGAACGGCACGCAGATGGTGTACGGCGACAGCAACGGCGTGGACTCCGCGCCGCTGGGCAAGTCGCAGGATGTGACGGTGCACGAGCTGACGCACGCGGTGACCAGCTCCGAGTCCAACCTCATCTACTCGGGCGAGTCCGGCGCGCTCAACGAGGCCCTGAGCGACATCTTCGGCGCCTACTGCGAGTGCTGGAAGAAGAACTGGGTCTGGGACCGGCCCGTGTGGCTGGTGGGTGACGACGTGTGGACGCCGGCCACCGCGGGGGACGCGCTCCGCTACATGGACAACCCCACGCAGGACGGCTCGTCGAAGGACTACTACCCCACGCGCTACACGGGCACCTCCGACAACGGCGGCGTGCACTGGAACTCGGGCATCGTCAACCTCGTCTTCAAGCTGCTGGTGACGGGCGGGAAGCACCCGCGCGGCATGACCGACATCGAGGTCCCGGCCATCGGCTGCCGGAAGGCCGGCGCCATCTTCTACAAGGCGAACACGGATCTCTTCACGGCCTCCACCACGCTCGCCCAGGCGAAGACGTACACCGAGCAGGCCGCGGCCATGCTCTTCGGCACCGGCTCCATCGAGCAGAACGCCGTGAACCTGGCCTGGCAGGCCGTGGGCGTGGGCCTTCCGCCGCCGCTCCCCACCGCGCTGACCAACGGCGTGGCGCTGACCAACCAGTCGGCCTCCGCGGGCTCCGAGAAGCACTACTACCTGGATGTGCCGGCCGGCCGCGCGTCCTCCTTCGTGTCCAGCGGTGGCACGGGTGACGCCGACCTCTACGTCCGCATCGGCGCGACGCCCACCACGTCCTCGTACAACTGCCGCCCGTACCTGGGTGGCAACGCCGAGACGTGCAACATCGCCGCGCAGACGGCCAACCAGCGCATGTACGTCATGCTCCGCGCCTACAGCACCTTCTCGGGCGTCTCCATCAAGGGCACGTACTGA
- a CDS encoding S8 family peptidase: MKAVVSAALLTLSACGAEQAGQVEQQGAETLGTTSNFLKAAENAIPGQYIVVLKDTAPGLVPEKVPAVAQGLASRYAGSVGRTFEHALRGFTVNMSEAQARALSRDPAVKYVEEDALTHAIGASTQTSPPWGLDRVDQRNLPLNGAYTYTSSGSTVHAYILDTGIRTTHTEFSGNATADFTSINDGNGANDCHGHGTHVAATVGGNTYGVAKSISLHGVRVINCSGNGTTSEAIAGVDWVTANHIKPAVANMSLQYPATQALDDSIRNSINAGVTYVVAANNFNQDACLRSPSRVAEAITVGATDSNDQRASFSSWGTCVDLFAPGVDVLSAYYTADDATTYMSGTSMATPHVVGAVARYLRVVPGATPAQVADMINTNATLNKVGNPGAGSPNRLLNTGFIGEALYNGSVYAGLGQDYGDVQYQSFNVPAGQARLDFFMTGGAGDADMYVQFGSVPTLSTWSCRPYVGGNQETCTFFNPPAGTWYVMVRAYSGYSGVSLAGVWSNPLQNGVAVHGISTGYFEPRYYTLDMPAGYTNVRFDTWNGTGDVDVRGRSGSVPGFGAECASTATGNTESCFKGGATPGTWFVELRPKFAGIFNPSSWKFSNVSLIGWYY; this comes from the coding sequence ATGAAGGCAGTGGTTTCCGCGGCCCTCCTCACGCTGTCCGCGTGCGGGGCGGAGCAGGCCGGTCAGGTGGAGCAGCAGGGAGCGGAGACGCTCGGCACCACCTCGAACTTCCTCAAGGCGGCGGAGAACGCGATCCCCGGCCAGTACATCGTCGTGCTCAAGGACACCGCGCCCGGCCTGGTGCCGGAGAAGGTGCCCGCCGTCGCCCAGGGCCTGGCCTCGCGCTATGCCGGCAGCGTGGGCCGCACCTTCGAGCATGCGCTGCGCGGCTTCACCGTGAACATGTCCGAGGCCCAGGCCCGGGCGCTCTCCAGGGATCCCGCGGTGAAGTACGTGGAGGAGGACGCGCTCACCCACGCCATCGGCGCCAGCACCCAGACGAGCCCGCCGTGGGGCCTGGATCGCGTGGATCAGCGCAACCTGCCGCTCAACGGCGCGTACACCTACACCAGCAGCGGCTCCACGGTGCACGCGTACATCCTCGACACGGGCATCCGCACGACCCACACCGAGTTCAGCGGCAACGCCACCGCGGACTTCACCTCCATCAACGACGGCAACGGCGCCAATGACTGTCACGGGCACGGCACGCACGTGGCGGCCACCGTGGGCGGCAACACCTACGGCGTGGCCAAGAGCATCTCCCTGCACGGCGTGCGCGTCATCAACTGCAGTGGCAATGGCACCACCTCGGAGGCCATCGCCGGCGTGGACTGGGTGACGGCCAACCACATCAAGCCCGCCGTGGCCAACATGAGCCTCCAGTACCCGGCCACCCAGGCGCTGGATGACTCCATCCGCAACTCCATCAACGCGGGCGTGACGTACGTCGTCGCCGCCAACAACTTCAACCAGGATGCCTGCCTGCGCTCGCCCTCGCGCGTGGCCGAGGCCATCACCGTCGGCGCCACCGACAGCAACGACCAGCGCGCCTCGTTCTCCAGCTGGGGCACCTGCGTGGACCTGTTCGCCCCGGGCGTGGACGTGCTCTCCGCCTACTACACGGCGGATGATGCCACGACGTACATGAGCGGCACCTCCATGGCCACCCCGCACGTCGTCGGCGCCGTGGCGCGCTACCTGCGCGTGGTGCCGGGCGCCACGCCCGCCCAGGTCGCGGACATGATCAACACCAACGCCACGCTCAACAAGGTGGGCAACCCGGGCGCGGGCTCTCCCAACCGGCTGCTCAACACGGGCTTCATCGGCGAGGCCCTCTACAACGGCAGCGTGTACGCCGGCCTCGGCCAGGACTACGGCGACGTGCAGTACCAGTCCTTCAACGTCCCGGCGGGACAGGCCCGGCTCGACTTCTTCATGACGGGCGGCGCGGGTGATGCCGACATGTACGTGCAGTTCGGCTCCGTGCCGACGCTGAGCACCTGGTCCTGCCGTCCCTACGTGGGCGGCAATCAGGAGACGTGCACCTTCTTCAACCCGCCGGCCGGTACCTGGTACGTCATGGTCCGCGCCTACAGCGGCTACTCCGGGGTGAGCCTCGCGGGCGTGTGGAGCAACCCGCTGCAGAACGGCGTCGCGGTGCATGGCATCTCCACGGGCTACTTCGAGCCCCGGTACTACACGCTGGACATGCCGGCGGGGTACACCAACGTGCGCTTCGACACCTGGAACGGCACGGGGGATGTGGACGTGCGCGGCAGGTCCGGCAGCGTGCCTGGCTTTGGCGCGGAGTGCGCCTCGACGGCCACCGGCAACACGGAGAGCTGCTTCAAGGGCGGCGCGACGCCCGGGACGTGGTTCGTGGAGCTGCGGCCCAAGTTCGCCGGCATCTTCAACCCCTCGTCCTGGAAGTTCAGCAACGTGTCTCTGATTGGCTGGTACTACTAG